One window of Salvelinus fontinalis isolate EN_2023a chromosome 19, ASM2944872v1, whole genome shotgun sequence genomic DNA carries:
- the LOC129816871 gene encoding 2-Hydroxyacid oxidase 2-like isoform X3, translating into MAMVCLTDFEEYAKEHLSKATWDYYAAGADECCTRDDNLLAYKRIRLRPRILRDVSVSDTRTTVQGTEISFPVGIAPTAFHCLAWHEGEMATARATEAVNTCYITSTYSTCSVEEIAAAAPNGYRWFQLYVYRDRKLSESIIHRVEALGYKALVLTVDVPYTGKRRNDIRNQFKLPPHLKVKNFDGVFQEAAGPAGEEYGVPANTLDPSISWKDVYWLQSLTRLPIIIKGILTKEDAELAVEHGVQGIIVSNHGGRQLDGGPATIDALSEIVDTVQGRIEVYLDGGVRTGSDVLKAVALGAKCVFIGRPAVWGLAYKGEEGLKEVLHILNDEFRLSMALSGCRNVAEINRNLIQFSKL; encoded by the exons ATGGCTATGGTATGTCTCACAGACTTTGAGGAGTATGCGAAGGAGCACCTCTCCAAGGCCACATGGGACTACTACGCAGCCGGAGCAGACGAGTGCTGCACCAGGGATGACAATCTGCTGGCCTACAAACG GATCCGTCTGCGGCCACGGATTCTACGGGACGTGTCAGTGAGTGACACCAGGACCACGGTGCAGGGCACAGAGATCAGCTTCCCTGTGGGCATCGCCCCCACTGCCTTCCACTGCCTGGCCTGGCATGAGGGAGAGATGGCCACCGCCAGGG ctacggAGGCAGTGAACACATGTTACATCACTAGTACCTACTCCACCTGCTCTGTGGAGGAGATCGCAGCTGCAGCACCTAACGGCTACCGCTGGTTCCAGCTCTATGTGTACCGGGACAGAAAGCTTTCTGAATCAATCATTCACCGTGTGGAGGCCCTAGGCTACAAGGCCTTGGTCCTCACCGTCGACGTGCCCTACACCGGGAAGCGCCGCAACGATATACGCAACCAGTTCAAGCTCCCGCCACACCTCAAGGTCAAGAACTTTGACGGTGTCTTCCAG GAGGCTGCCGGTCCTGCGGGTGAGGAGTATGGGGTCCCTGCCAACACCCTGGACCCCTCCATCAGCTGGAAGGATGTGTACTGGCTGCAGTCTCTCACCCGCCTGCCCATCATCATCAAAGGCATCTTGACGAAGGAGGACGCTGAGCTGGCCGTGGAGCATGGCGTCCAGGGCATCATCGTGTCCAACCATGGAGGACGCCAGCTGGACGGAGGGCCCGCCACA ATAGATGCCCTGTCTGAGATTGTGGACACAGTGCAGGGGCGGATTGAGGTATATCTGGACGGGGGTGTCCGCACTGGTAGTGATGTGCTGAAGGCTGTAGCTCTGGGAGCCAAGTGTGTGTTCATCGGCAGGCCGGCCGTGTGGGGCCTCGCCTACAAG GGTGAAGAGGGGTTGAAGGAGGTACTACATATCCTCAACGATGAGTTCCGTCTGTCAATGGCTCTGTCTG
- the LOC129816871 gene encoding 2-Hydroxyacid oxidase 2-like isoform X1, translating into MTTTREGTCCAEMAMVCLTDFEEYAKEHLSKATWDYYAAGADECCTRDDNLLAYKRIRLRPRILRDVSVSDTRTTVQGTEISFPVGIAPTAFHCLAWHEGEMATARATEAVNTCYITSTYSTCSVEEIAAAAPNGYRWFQLYVYRDRKLSESIIHRVEALGYKALVLTVDVPYTGKRRNDIRNQFKLPPHLKVKNFDGVFQEAAGPAGEEYGVPANTLDPSISWKDVYWLQSLTRLPIIIKGILTKEDAELAVEHGVQGIIVSNHGGRQLDGGPATIDALSEIVDTVQGRIEVYLDGGVRTGSDVLKAVALGAKCVFIGRPAVWGLAYKGEEGLKEVLHILNDEFRLSMALSGCRNVAEINRNLIQFSKL; encoded by the exons ATGACAACTACTAG AGAGGGGACCTGCTGTGCTGAGATGGCTATGGTATGTCTCACAGACTTTGAGGAGTATGCGAAGGAGCACCTCTCCAAGGCCACATGGGACTACTACGCAGCCGGAGCAGACGAGTGCTGCACCAGGGATGACAATCTGCTGGCCTACAAACG GATCCGTCTGCGGCCACGGATTCTACGGGACGTGTCAGTGAGTGACACCAGGACCACGGTGCAGGGCACAGAGATCAGCTTCCCTGTGGGCATCGCCCCCACTGCCTTCCACTGCCTGGCCTGGCATGAGGGAGAGATGGCCACCGCCAGGG ctacggAGGCAGTGAACACATGTTACATCACTAGTACCTACTCCACCTGCTCTGTGGAGGAGATCGCAGCTGCAGCACCTAACGGCTACCGCTGGTTCCAGCTCTATGTGTACCGGGACAGAAAGCTTTCTGAATCAATCATTCACCGTGTGGAGGCCCTAGGCTACAAGGCCTTGGTCCTCACCGTCGACGTGCCCTACACCGGGAAGCGCCGCAACGATATACGCAACCAGTTCAAGCTCCCGCCACACCTCAAGGTCAAGAACTTTGACGGTGTCTTCCAG GAGGCTGCCGGTCCTGCGGGTGAGGAGTATGGGGTCCCTGCCAACACCCTGGACCCCTCCATCAGCTGGAAGGATGTGTACTGGCTGCAGTCTCTCACCCGCCTGCCCATCATCATCAAAGGCATCTTGACGAAGGAGGACGCTGAGCTGGCCGTGGAGCATGGCGTCCAGGGCATCATCGTGTCCAACCATGGAGGACGCCAGCTGGACGGAGGGCCCGCCACA ATAGATGCCCTGTCTGAGATTGTGGACACAGTGCAGGGGCGGATTGAGGTATATCTGGACGGGGGTGTCCGCACTGGTAGTGATGTGCTGAAGGCTGTAGCTCTGGGAGCCAAGTGTGTGTTCATCGGCAGGCCGGCCGTGTGGGGCCTCGCCTACAAG GGTGAAGAGGGGTTGAAGGAGGTACTACATATCCTCAACGATGAGTTCCGTCTGTCAATGGCTCTGTCTG
- the LOC129816871 gene encoding 2-Hydroxyacid oxidase 2-like isoform X2, producing the protein MESREGTCCAEMAMVCLTDFEEYAKEHLSKATWDYYAAGADECCTRDDNLLAYKRIRLRPRILRDVSVSDTRTTVQGTEISFPVGIAPTAFHCLAWHEGEMATARATEAVNTCYITSTYSTCSVEEIAAAAPNGYRWFQLYVYRDRKLSESIIHRVEALGYKALVLTVDVPYTGKRRNDIRNQFKLPPHLKVKNFDGVFQEAAGPAGEEYGVPANTLDPSISWKDVYWLQSLTRLPIIIKGILTKEDAELAVEHGVQGIIVSNHGGRQLDGGPATIDALSEIVDTVQGRIEVYLDGGVRTGSDVLKAVALGAKCVFIGRPAVWGLAYKGEEGLKEVLHILNDEFRLSMALSGCRNVAEINRNLIQFSKL; encoded by the exons atggagtccag AGAGGGGACCTGCTGTGCTGAGATGGCTATGGTATGTCTCACAGACTTTGAGGAGTATGCGAAGGAGCACCTCTCCAAGGCCACATGGGACTACTACGCAGCCGGAGCAGACGAGTGCTGCACCAGGGATGACAATCTGCTGGCCTACAAACG GATCCGTCTGCGGCCACGGATTCTACGGGACGTGTCAGTGAGTGACACCAGGACCACGGTGCAGGGCACAGAGATCAGCTTCCCTGTGGGCATCGCCCCCACTGCCTTCCACTGCCTGGCCTGGCATGAGGGAGAGATGGCCACCGCCAGGG ctacggAGGCAGTGAACACATGTTACATCACTAGTACCTACTCCACCTGCTCTGTGGAGGAGATCGCAGCTGCAGCACCTAACGGCTACCGCTGGTTCCAGCTCTATGTGTACCGGGACAGAAAGCTTTCTGAATCAATCATTCACCGTGTGGAGGCCCTAGGCTACAAGGCCTTGGTCCTCACCGTCGACGTGCCCTACACCGGGAAGCGCCGCAACGATATACGCAACCAGTTCAAGCTCCCGCCACACCTCAAGGTCAAGAACTTTGACGGTGTCTTCCAG GAGGCTGCCGGTCCTGCGGGTGAGGAGTATGGGGTCCCTGCCAACACCCTGGACCCCTCCATCAGCTGGAAGGATGTGTACTGGCTGCAGTCTCTCACCCGCCTGCCCATCATCATCAAAGGCATCTTGACGAAGGAGGACGCTGAGCTGGCCGTGGAGCATGGCGTCCAGGGCATCATCGTGTCCAACCATGGAGGACGCCAGCTGGACGGAGGGCCCGCCACA ATAGATGCCCTGTCTGAGATTGTGGACACAGTGCAGGGGCGGATTGAGGTATATCTGGACGGGGGTGTCCGCACTGGTAGTGATGTGCTGAAGGCTGTAGCTCTGGGAGCCAAGTGTGTGTTCATCGGCAGGCCGGCCGTGTGGGGCCTCGCCTACAAG GGTGAAGAGGGGTTGAAGGAGGTACTACATATCCTCAACGATGAGTTCCGTCTGTCAATGGCTCTGTCTG